The sequence below is a genomic window from Nitrosomonas sp..
TGAATTGGCGCTTTATCCCGAAGCCGGGATCGGTGCATTGATGGGCGCTTTGCTGATGGGTGTGCAACGGGCCACTTTTTCAAATGAAGCGGGCCTCGGTTCATCTGCAATTGCACACAGTGCGGTGAAAACGGACGTACCGGTTAGCCAGGGTATGGTTGGCATGCTGGGACCATTTATCGATACCGTGGTTATTTGTATGGTAACGGCGTTGGTTATCGTTATTTCGGGCACTTATGTTGAAGGGAATGGTATAGAGGGCGTGGAACTGACTTCGCGTGCATTTGCTTCCGGGATTTCATGGTTCCCTTATGTATTAGCAGTGACTGTTTTCTTGTTTGCGTATTCAACCATGATTTCATGGTCATACTATGGGTTGAAGTGTGCGACGTATCTTTTTGGCGAATACGATATTGTTGAGCACATCTATAAAATGTTTTTTTGCTTGTTCATCGTGATTGGTTCGGCAACCCAGCTGTCCAATATAATTTTATTTACCGATTCGATGGTGTTTGCCATGGCGATACCGAATATAATTGGACTGTATATGCTGGCGCCGGAAATAAAAAAAGACCTTCAGGTGTATCTGCGGGATATCAGCGCGAGATAATTTTTTATTATTGGCCGGAAAAAAATTGTATTTCCATAAATTATATTTAAATCAGCAACCATTCCTTAACCATTAGCTGCTTGAGGTATATCCACTGCAAAATGACAACTGACACTTTAGTAGAGATTAGCAATTTGAATTTTTCGTATGATACGCGCGCAGTCCTGAAGGGTATCAACATGACCATGAAGCGCGGTCAACTGATTGCTATCATGGGCGGTAGTGGATCGGGCAAAACAACATTGCTGAAACTCATTGGTGGTGCTGTGCTGCCATCATCCGGTTATGTCAGGGTTTCAGGGCAGGTAATTCATGAACTTGACCGTGATGCCTTGTTTGAAATGCGCCGAAAAATGGGTATGTTGTTTCAGTTTGGCGCGCTGTTCACAGATTTGTCTGTCTTTGATAATGTCGCTTTTCAAATGCGTGAACATACCAATTTACCGGAGTCAATGATCCGCGATCTGGTGCTGATGAAGTTGCATGCCGTAGGACTGCGCGGCGCGCATCATTTGATGCCTGCGGAATTATCGGGCGGTATGGCCCGTCGTGTTGCGCTGGCGCGATCCATTGCGCTTGACCCGATGCTGATGATGTTTGACGAGCCTTTTACTGGTCTGGACCCGATATCCCTGAGCGTAATTGGTAGCCTGATCCGCCGTTTAACGGATACGCTGGAAATGACTTCTATTATCGTCACGCATGATGTACAGGAGTCACTGAGTATTGTTGATTATGTCTATTTTATTGCCGATGGCGTCATTGCTGCGCATGGTACACCTGATGAGGTGCGGCAATCCGTTGCGCCTTTTGTGCATCAATTTGTTCATGGTGAAGTTGATGGACCTGTGCCCTTTCATTATCCTGCGCGGGCGTATAGTCAGGATTTGAGTCTGGAGAATACCGTTGCCTAAGCGTATTGTTTCCAGCATACAAGGCATCGGCCACCGTACCCTAGAAGGGATCTGGCGACTTGGTCGCGCCACGCGTTTTTTTCTATTGGTACTGATGAAATCGGCTACCAGTCTGCGTCGATTTGGGTTGGTGATACGCGAGTTATACTATGTCGGTGTTTTATCACTGATCATTATCGTGGTTTCCGGACTGTTTGTCGGTATGGTGCTGGGGCTGCAAGGGTATGAGACCCTGCAGAAATACGGCTCAGAAACGGCAGTGGGGACTTTGGTCGCATTATCGCTGGTACGTGAACTGGGGCCAGTGGTGGCTGCACTGTTATTTGCCAGCCGTGCTGGCTCGGCCATTACAGCTGAAATTGGACTGATGAAAGCAACCGAGCAGCTGGCCGCGATGGGAATGATGGCTGTTGATCCGGTGGCGCGGGTTGTTGCTCCCCGGTTCTGGGCAGGTGTCATATCCATGCCGTTGCTGGCAGCCATTTTTTCAGTAATGGGCGTATTTGGGGGTTATCTGGTGACTGTAATTTTCATCGGTGTTGATGAAGGCTCTTTCTGGTCGCAAATGCAAAGTAATGTTGATTTCAGAATCGATATTCTTAACGGTTTTATTAAAAGCTGCTTTTTTGGCGTGGCGGTGACGGCAATAGCGGTGTTCGAAGGTTATGATTCACCGCCAACAGCTGAAGGTGTTTCTGGTGCTACGACAAGAACTGTTGTGACGTCATCACTGGCAATACTGGGACTTGATTTTATCTTGACTGCTTTCATGTTTAGAGGGCTTTAGACAGATGCAACGAGCAACATTGGATTTATGGGTAGGATTGTTTGTCATAACGGGAATTGGCGCGTTAATGATTTTGAGTCTGAAGGTGGGCAATCTCAATACCTACGGCGTAACGGACAGCTATGTCATCAGTGGAAATTTTGAAAATATCGGTGGATTGAAGATCAGGGCGCCCGTCAAAAGCTCCGGTGTTGTTGTCGGTCGTGTGACAGATATCCAGTTCAGCACGAAAACCTACGACGCTGTAGTCACTATGAATATTGATAGCCGGTATCTATTTCCCAAAGACACGTTTGCCAGTATATTAACCGCTGGCTTATTGGGAGAGCAGTATATCGGTCTGGCTGCGGGCGGCGATGAGGTTATGCTCAAAGAAGGTGATACAATCATGAAAACTAACTCCGCGATGGTGCTGGAAGAAATGATTGGGCGTTTCTTGTTTGATAAGGCCTCGGAAGATAACGCATTCTAATCAAATCGGGTAAAATAAAACCCGAGTCCAGATGGTCTAAATGGCTTTTGAGAAAATTGAATATTTATGAATTTGTGAGGGAACAATGAAAAGATTTCTTGGCGTAGTGACATTTTTATTTTCTTTCCTGCTTGTGTTCCCGGCATGGTCGATGATGGAGCCAGATCGGCTCGTTGATAAAACCGTTCAAGAAGTCCTCGAAATTATCGGTAAGGATGAAAAAATCGGTGACGATAAGGAGAGAATGCTGGATTTGATTGAAACTAAAATTCTTCCGCATTTTAACTTCACACGTATGACACAGTTGGCCATGGGTAAACATTGGTCTTCTGCCGAGCCAAAGCAGCAAGATGTGCTGGTGAATGAATTCAGGACATTGTTGGTTAGAACCTACTCCAATGCATTAACGACTTATCGTGATGAAAAGGTTACAGTTAATCCTGTCCGTGAACTGGGCGATAAAGTCGACGCTACAGTAAGAACAATCATCAATCAAGGTAGCGGCAGAGAACCTGTACCTATCGACTACAGTATGGAAAAAGGGTCTGATGGTTGGAAAGTGTATGATGTGACAGTTGCCGGTGTCAGTCTGGTGACAAATTATCGCGGCTCGTTTAACAGTCAGATTCGTAGAGGCGGTGTTGAAGGACTTATCAAGGCATTATCGGATAAAAATCGCTCGCTGGAAGGCAAGGAATAGAAAAGTTTTTCATGTTGCATGTGAAGACAAATTTTCCGAAATGATACGACAATCGGGAAATATTATTATTGTGCAGGGCCCAGTCAACATCTACAATGTGGTTGACTTGACAGAGCAAGGTCTTGCATTGTTGGATAGTGGTAACTTGCAGGTCGATTTGCAGCAGGTCACTGAAGTTGATTCAACAGCCATCAGTATGTTGTTCGAGTGGTTGCGTGAGGCCAATAAAAAAAATTGTCACTTGGAGTTTCTGCATTTGTCAGCAAGCTTGGAAAGCCTGATGCAACTTTACGGCGTAACTGATTTTATTGCGCCGTTATCCCATCAATAACAAGCCGAAGAACGTAGACCGGTTCCGATCTTGTTTTTCTCGAATAATTCATTGAATGTCCCTAGTACACTAGCCATAGAAGTTAAGAAAGTATGCAAATACTTTGGTCCTTTCTGTGCACTGGATCAAATTGATCTGGAAATCCATGAAGGCGAGTTTTTCGCGCTGTTAGGCCCCAACGGTGCCGGCAAAACTACATTGATCAATACCATTGCCGGATTGGCGATTACCGACAGCGGTTCAATCCATGTTATGGGAAACCATGTTATCAGTCAGTATCGTCAAGCCCGAAAGCAATTGGGTGTGGTGCCTCAGGAGCTTGTTTTTGATCCCTTCTTTACCGTTCGTGAAACCTTGGTTATTCAATCGGGCTACTACGGGATTTCAAAAAATACCGCTTGGATTGATGAAATTATCGAGCGCCTGGGTCTGACTGACAAAGCCCATGCCAATATGCGCGCTTTGTCCGGTGGTATGAAGCGGCGCGTCATGGTGGCACAGGCTTTGGTCCATAAACCGCCTGTCATTATTCTGGACGAACCTACTGCGGGCGTGGATGTAGAACTGCGCCAGTCACTCTGGGATTTTATTAAACAGCTTAATATAGAAGGGCATACCATTGTTTTGACCACGCATTATCTGGAGGAGGCCGAAGCATTATGCAGTCGGGTCGCCATGTTGAAACAGGGGAAAATTATTGCACTGAACAGCATACAGAACCTGATCAACACTATGACAGCAGGGTATTCGCTGCGCCTTAGGCTGCAACCGGATAACTTGCCGCCGGGATTGCGAGACCAACAATTGGTGCACCATAACGGCTTTTATGAATTGAAAATGGACAATTATGGACAGATTGAATCGGTTCTTGCGCAATTGCGTGAGAACAATATCCGGATTCTGGAGATGCAGCTGTTACAGCCGGATCTTGAAGCTGTGTTTGTAAATTTAATGAGAAACCCGGTTTCCGAGGCATAATGACCGGCTTTCTGACGTTATTATACAAAGAACTGTTGCGATTCTGGAAAGTGGGTTTTCAGACAGTACTGGCTCCTATTGTGTCGACGCTGCTTTATTTACTGATCTTTTTTCATGTACTGGAAGCCCATATAGAAGTCTACCAGGGCGTACCCTATACCGTATTCCTGATCCCCGGGCTCGTCATGATGGCTGTGATGCAAAATGCCTTTGCCAATTCTTCGTCGAGTATGATTCAGTCGAAAATCAGTGGCAATATTGTCTTTGTGTTACTGTCACCACTGACTTATCGTGAAATTTTTCTGGCGTATATACTGGCTTCAGTCGTGCGCGGATTGTTGGTCGGCGCCGGTGTTTATCTGGTGACATGGTTCTTTTTTGATATTCCGCTGTATTGGCCGGTATGGATCATGCTGTTTGCCGTGATGGGCAGCGCGCTACTGGGTGCGCTTGGTGTTATCGCAGGTATCTGGGCGGACAAGTTTGACCAGCTGGCGGCATTTCAGAACTTTATTATTATGCCATTGACGTTCCTCTCCGGGGTTTTTTACTCGATTCATTCGCTACCGCCTGCATGGCAGTATTTATCCCATTTGAATCCATTTTTTTATATGATAGATGGGTTTCGCTACGGCTTTTTCGGTGTATCGGATATTCCGCCGTATATGAGTCTTGTCATCGTGACTGTGTGTTTTGTCGCGATATCCTTGCTGGCGATAAAGCTGCTCAGAACTGGCTATAAATTGCGGCACTGATATTTTACTCTTGGATAAGGATATAAAATATTCATCGCAGTGCTTTTCCCGGCTGTTTCGACAATTCGAACATGTTCGCGCCTGAATTCACGGGCATGACGCAATCCGCAGGAATGCGCGATCATATTGACTTCTCTGTTGAAATTTCTGGCATAGTTGGCAACACGGGTACATTTGTCTTCAACGACCAACCCTTTCTGCAGGCGTGGATTGTGGGTCGTAACACCGGTTGGGCAGGTATTTTTATGGCATCGCATTGCCTGAATACAGCCGAGGGAAAACATAAATCCGCGTGCGGTATTTACAAAGTCTGCTCCGGCACAGAGTGCCCAGGCGCCATGTGCAGCTGTAACCAGTTTTCCGGCAGCGACGATACGAATGCGATCTTTCAGGTTGGATTCAATCAATGAGTCAACGACTCGCGGTAATGCTTCCGATATGGGCAGGCTGACATAATCAAGCAGCGTCTGCGGCGCGGCTCCGCTGCCGCCTTCGCCGCCATCGATAGTGATAAAGTCGGGTGCGTAATCCAGACCTTTGCGTATGATTGAATCGCACAGCTCGTTGATAAAGTGCCACCCGCCGATTGCTGTCTTAATGCCCACAGGACGTCCCGTTAATTCACGGATAGTGTTGATTTTTTCAAGTAATTCATCGATGTTGTCTATGTCTTGATGACGATTCGGACTGATGGAGTCCCGGTATGCAGGGATGCCGCGGATTGCGGCGATATCCTCGGTGATTTTGTCGCCGGGCAGTAAACCACCCTTGCCTGGTTTTGCACCCTGAGAAAGCTTGATTTCAAATGCCTTGACGACTTCACCCAGTTCTTTGGCGCGATTCGGGCAAAAATTGCCTGCTTCATCGCGAATACCGTATTTGGCAGTGCCGATTTGCATGATGATGTCGCATTTGCCTTCGAGATGATAGGGTGAGAGACCGCCTTCGCCGGTGTTGAACCAGCAGCCAGCATCACCGGCGCCCAGTGATAATGCGCGGACCGCTGGTTTTGAGATCGCGCCATAGCTCATCCCGCTGATATTAACGATTGATTTTGCCACAAATGGATATTTGGCATAGCCTTCTCCGATCAGCAGCGGAGGCGTTGGCAACTGGTCCTCTTCCAGAATCGGAAAGGCTGCATTGACGAATATGATCGATCCCGGTTCGCGCAAATCGTTGGTGGAACCAAAACCAACTAGGCCACCCTTGTTTTTGCTGTGGCGGTATATCCAGTTGCGGGTAGCTCGGTTAAACGGCATTTCATCCCGGTCATTCGAGAAAAAATACTGGCGAAAATATTTTCCCTGCTGCTCAAAGAAAAAGCGCAGTCGCCCTATGATCGGATAGTTACGCAATATGGAATGTTTTTTCTGGGTTACGTCCTGGATAAACCAGAATACGATCAGGCCGATGACGACAAGTCCGAGCATCGACGAAAAACTGTAAATCAGTAGATCCGTCACATTAGACATATGTTCTCCTTTTGATAGATAATGCCTATCTTATCTGTTTAGCAACCCTTTGAAAAACGTCTGTGCTGCCTCTGTTGCGTAAAATATATTTTTGATTGTATTCGCGCTTGACGTGGTTTCGGAAAGTTTGACAGTCGTATGGCTATGTTAAGGAGTTTTTTTGAATGATTGTTTTTAGGGCATCTCTAAAAATTGATATTACAAGACAGGGTAATTCAGGAAGGGAAGCCATTTTTCATGGTTAGTGTATAATAACACATTGTTTATTATAGTTAATAGTCATATTCACTGATATAGGATTCCATCATGCAATTCAGTTTTTTTGACCTTGAAAATCGCTATGAACAGCTAAGCAAGCTAAGAGATCCGCTTGAAGAACTGAATCGCATGATCGACTGGAATTTATTCGCTGATCTTCTCAGGGAGACGACTACGAAGCCTAGGAAAAGCGCGGCTGGTCGCAAACCCTTTGATCGGGTGATGCTATTCAAGATGCTGGTATTGCAAAGAATGCATAATCTGTCGGAGGACCGGTTGGAGTATCAAGTACGGGATCGATTGAGTTTCATGCGTTTTTTGGGGCTTGATTTGGCGGGGGTGGTACCG
It includes:
- a CDS encoding ABC transporter ATP-binding protein translates to MNVPSTLAIEVKKVCKYFGPFCALDQIDLEIHEGEFFALLGPNGAGKTTLINTIAGLAITDSGSIHVMGNHVISQYRQARKQLGVVPQELVFDPFFTVRETLVIQSGYYGISKNTAWIDEIIERLGLTDKAHANMRALSGGMKRRVMVAQALVHKPPVIILDEPTAGVDVELRQSLWDFIKQLNIEGHTIVLTTHYLEEAEALCSRVAMLKQGKIIALNSIQNLINTMTAGYSLRLRLQPDNLPPGLRDQQLVHHNGFYELKMDNYGQIESVLAQLRENNIRILEMQLLQPDLEAVFVNLMRNPVSEA
- a CDS encoding STAS domain-containing protein; this encodes MIRQSGNIIIVQGPVNIYNVVDLTEQGLALLDSGNLQVDLQQVTEVDSTAISMLFEWLREANKKNCHLEFLHLSASLESLMQLYGVTDFIAPLSHQ
- the mlaE gene encoding lipid asymmetry maintenance ABC transporter permease subunit MlaE; the protein is MPKRIVSSIQGIGHRTLEGIWRLGRATRFFLLVLMKSATSLRRFGLVIRELYYVGVLSLIIIVVSGLFVGMVLGLQGYETLQKYGSETAVGTLVALSLVRELGPVVAALLFASRAGSAITAEIGLMKATEQLAAMGMMAVDPVARVVAPRFWAGVISMPLLAAIFSVMGVFGGYLVTVIFIGVDEGSFWSQMQSNVDFRIDILNGFIKSCFFGVAVTAIAVFEGYDSPPTAEGVSGATTRTVVTSSLAILGLDFILTAFMFRGL
- a CDS encoding ABC transporter ATP-binding protein, translating into MTTDTLVEISNLNFSYDTRAVLKGINMTMKRGQLIAIMGGSGSGKTTLLKLIGGAVLPSSGYVRVSGQVIHELDRDALFEMRRKMGMLFQFGALFTDLSVFDNVAFQMREHTNLPESMIRDLVLMKLHAVGLRGAHHLMPAELSGGMARRVALARSIALDPMLMMFDEPFTGLDPISLSVIGSLIRRLTDTLEMTSIIVTHDVQESLSIVDYVYFIADGVIAAHGTPDEVRQSVAPFVHQFVHGEVDGPVPFHYPARAYSQDLSLENTVA
- the mlaD gene encoding outer membrane lipid asymmetry maintenance protein MlaD, with amino-acid sequence MQRATLDLWVGLFVITGIGALMILSLKVGNLNTYGVTDSYVISGNFENIGGLKIRAPVKSSGVVVGRVTDIQFSTKTYDAVVTMNIDSRYLFPKDTFASILTAGLLGEQYIGLAAGGDEVMLKEGDTIMKTNSAMVLEEMIGRFLFDKASEDNAF
- a CDS encoding FMN-binding glutamate synthase family protein, which translates into the protein MSNVTDLLIYSFSSMLGLVVIGLIVFWFIQDVTQKKHSILRNYPIIGRLRFFFEQQGKYFRQYFFSNDRDEMPFNRATRNWIYRHSKNKGGLVGFGSTNDLREPGSIIFVNAAFPILEEDQLPTPPLLIGEGYAKYPFVAKSIVNISGMSYGAISKPAVRALSLGAGDAGCWFNTGEGGLSPYHLEGKCDIIMQIGTAKYGIRDEAGNFCPNRAKELGEVVKAFEIKLSQGAKPGKGGLLPGDKITEDIAAIRGIPAYRDSISPNRHQDIDNIDELLEKINTIRELTGRPVGIKTAIGGWHFINELCDSIIRKGLDYAPDFITIDGGEGGSGAAPQTLLDYVSLPISEALPRVVDSLIESNLKDRIRIVAAGKLVTAAHGAWALCAGADFVNTARGFMFSLGCIQAMRCHKNTCPTGVTTHNPRLQKGLVVEDKCTRVANYARNFNREVNMIAHSCGLRHAREFRREHVRIVETAGKSTAMNILYPYPRVKYQCRNL
- a CDS encoding ABC transporter substrate-binding protein produces the protein MKRFLGVVTFLFSFLLVFPAWSMMEPDRLVDKTVQEVLEIIGKDEKIGDDKERMLDLIETKILPHFNFTRMTQLAMGKHWSSAEPKQQDVLVNEFRTLLVRTYSNALTTYRDEKVTVNPVRELGDKVDATVRTIINQGSGREPVPIDYSMEKGSDGWKVYDVTVAGVSLVTNYRGSFNSQIRRGGVEGLIKALSDKNRSLEGKE
- a CDS encoding ABC transporter permease, whose translation is MTGFLTLLYKELLRFWKVGFQTVLAPIVSTLLYLLIFFHVLEAHIEVYQGVPYTVFLIPGLVMMAVMQNAFANSSSSMIQSKISGNIVFVLLSPLTYREIFLAYILASVVRGLLVGAGVYLVTWFFFDIPLYWPVWIMLFAVMGSALLGALGVIAGIWADKFDQLAAFQNFIIMPLTFLSGVFYSIHSLPPAWQYLSHLNPFFYMIDGFRYGFFGVSDIPPYMSLVIVTVCFVAISLLAIKLLRTGYKLRH